The following are encoded together in the Thermomonas brevis genome:
- the glp gene encoding molybdopterin molybdotransferase MoeA — MIGYDEALAIIQTAAQRLPAQRLAPERGLVLAADVISGEDLPPFDNSAMDGFALRVGEAGVAAGSEFDVAGAQAAGDAQVTATQGAASTGAWEIMTGARIPDGLDAVVPVEQTEVLMRAADDRPLRIRVLTNVPQGQHVRLHGEDVGRGVCVLAAGTRLEAPQLMLPAALGVSEVTARRQPRVALLNTGRELVDDPAQPLASGEIRNSNGPYLAARIADAGATLVWRETVGDDADAFLAALERALAAGADVVLSTGAVSMGRYDFVPDALRRLGASFHFHKVRIRPGKPLLFATLPGGQLFFGLPGNPVSGAVGLRFFVEPALRAMTGLPPERPLRAPLAAPYRKRHALRFHLKGRLAVDAEGRLRAQVLHGQESFRIAPLAQGNTWIVIDEAAQDLAEGALVNVYGLGHLLGLQLDGCEA, encoded by the coding sequence ATGATCGGCTACGACGAAGCGTTGGCGATCATCCAAACCGCCGCGCAACGCCTGCCGGCGCAGCGGCTCGCGCCGGAGCGGGGCTTGGTGCTGGCGGCGGACGTCATCAGCGGGGAGGATTTGCCGCCGTTCGATAATTCGGCGATGGATGGTTTCGCTTTGCGCGTGGGCGAGGCCGGCGTTGCCGCCGGCAGCGAGTTCGACGTGGCGGGCGCGCAGGCGGCCGGCGATGCGCAGGTGACGGCGACGCAGGGCGCGGCTTCAACTGGTGCATGGGAAATCATGACCGGTGCGCGCATTCCCGACGGATTGGACGCGGTGGTGCCGGTGGAGCAAACCGAAGTGCTGATGCGTGCAGCAGACGACCGCCCGCTGCGCATCCGCGTGCTGACCAACGTGCCGCAGGGCCAGCACGTGCGCCTGCACGGCGAGGACGTGGGGCGGGGCGTTTGCGTGCTCGCCGCCGGCACCCGGCTGGAAGCGCCGCAGCTGATGCTGCCGGCCGCGCTGGGCGTCTCCGAGGTGACGGCGCGGCGGCAGCCGCGGGTCGCCCTGCTCAACACCGGCCGCGAACTGGTGGATGACCCCGCGCAGCCATTGGCTTCCGGCGAAATCCGCAACAGCAACGGCCCCTATCTGGCCGCGCGCATCGCCGATGCCGGCGCGACGCTGGTTTGGCGCGAAACCGTCGGCGACGATGCCGATGCCTTCCTCGCCGCGCTCGAACGCGCGCTGGCGGCGGGCGCGGACGTGGTGCTCAGCACCGGCGCGGTGTCGATGGGACGCTACGATTTCGTCCCCGACGCGCTGCGCCGCCTCGGCGCGAGCTTCCACTTCCACAAGGTGCGTATCCGCCCCGGCAAGCCGCTGCTGTTCGCCACGCTGCCGGGCGGGCAATTGTTCTTCGGCCTGCCGGGCAACCCGGTGTCCGGCGCGGTCGGTCTGCGCTTCTTCGTCGAACCGGCGCTGCGCGCGATGACCGGGCTGCCGCCGGAGCGCCCGCTGCGCGCCCCGCTGGCCGCGCCCTATCGCAAGCGCCATGCGCTGCGCTTCCATCTCAAGGGGCGGCTGGCGGTGGACGCCGAGGGTCGCCTGCGTGCGCAGGTGCTGCACGGACAGGAATCGTTCCGCATCGCGCCGCTGGCGCAGGGCAATACGTGGATCGTCATCGATGAAGCAGCGCAGGATCTGGCGGAAGGTGCGCTGGTAAATGTGTATGGGCTCGGGCAT
- the moaCB gene encoding bifunctional molybdenum cofactor biosynthesis protein MoaC/MoaB, with protein sequence MTTEPSAAFHMADIRDKRPTRRRAVAVGELLAGPLAYPMIVERRLPKGDALMMAEVAGMQGAKMASQLMPLCHPLSLELVRVRCEPIPERHAIRVYCECATEARTGVEMEALAGVNAALLTLYDLTKPVEPVLAIGGIRLLFKEGGKKGLWLHPDGMREDERAHYKPRDLARLDGLRCAVITLSDRASDGEYEDRSGPELVDGLRKLGADVANIDILPDGIEPLAQRLRALSADGVRLCLCTGGTGLSPRDLTPEALRSVADRRVDGLAELLRSESAKHTPLAWLSRAEAVKVGGMLVLALPGSPRAARQGMDILAPLLAHALAMIEGGKHA encoded by the coding sequence ATGACGACGGAACCCAGCGCGGCCTTCCACATGGCCGACATCCGCGACAAACGCCCGACCCGCCGCCGCGCGGTGGCGGTGGGAGAACTGCTGGCCGGCCCGCTGGCCTACCCGATGATCGTGGAGCGCCGCCTGCCCAAGGGCGATGCGCTGATGATGGCCGAGGTGGCCGGCATGCAGGGCGCGAAGATGGCATCACAGCTGATGCCGCTATGCCATCCGCTGTCGCTGGAACTGGTGCGGGTGCGCTGCGAGCCGATCCCGGAGCGCCACGCCATCCGCGTCTATTGCGAATGCGCCACCGAGGCCCGCACCGGCGTGGAGATGGAGGCGCTGGCCGGCGTCAACGCTGCGCTGCTCACCCTGTACGACCTGACCAAGCCGGTGGAGCCGGTGCTGGCGATCGGCGGCATCCGCCTGCTGTTCAAGGAAGGCGGCAAGAAGGGGCTGTGGTTGCATCCCGACGGGATGCGCGAGGACGAGCGCGCGCATTACAAGCCGCGCGATCTGGCGCGCCTCGACGGCCTGCGCTGCGCCGTCATCACCCTCAGCGATCGTGCCAGCGACGGCGAATACGAAGACCGCTCCGGCCCGGAACTGGTGGACGGGCTGCGCAAGCTCGGCGCGGACGTGGCGAACATCGACATCCTGCCGGACGGCATCGAACCGCTGGCGCAGCGCCTGCGCGCGCTGTCGGCCGATGGCGTGCGTTTGTGCCTGTGCACCGGCGGCACCGGATTGTCGCCGCGCGACCTGACGCCGGAAGCGCTGCGCAGCGTCGCCGACCGGCGCGTCGATGGATTGGCGGAACTGCTCCGCAGCGAGAGCGCGAAGCACACGCCCTTGGCATGGTTGAGCCGCGCCGAAGCGGTGAAGGTCGGCGGCATGCTGGTGCTGGCATTGCCCGGCAGCCCGCGCGCGGCGCGGCAGGGCATGGACATCCTCGCGCCGCTGCTGGCGCATGCGCTGGCGATGATCGAAGGCGGGAAGCACGCATGA